The Allorhizobium ampelinum S4 genome has a segment encoding these proteins:
- the nikA gene encoding nickel ABC transporter substrate-binding protein has translation MIKTCFRHAALALTLAFCSPLTNAQAGETLNFSWPMNVGPLNPHLYSPNQMFAQNMVYEPLVRYQADGTVKPWLAQSWEISNEGRTYTFQLRDGVRFSNGEPFDAAAVKANIDAVLANRSRHAWLELANEIESADVVDSSHVRITLKHAYYPLLQELSLPRPFRFIAPSQFRQGGTKDGIAQPIGTGPWVLQETRLGEKDVFVRNDRYWGGKPAFDSVTVKVIPDPNSRAIAFETGDIDLIYGADGPISPDTFERFRKMGTYTTELSQPLETLVLAINTNLGATKELAVRKAINHAVDKDKMIATVLYGTQQRADTLFAPNVPYANIGLKPYQFDRSVAEKLLDDAGWKRLDPKGIRQKDGKPLSIELCFIGTDAISKSMAEIVQADLGKVGIQVILTGEEESSILSRQRDGRFGMIFNRTWGPPYDPHAFVSSMRIPSHADYQAQLGLPDKAKIDQEIGDVLISTDEHIRQDLYRDILTRLHDEAVYLPLTYVTAIAVAKKELGPIPFGAMSSEIPFDQIKQKTN, from the coding sequence ATGATCAAAACTTGCTTTCGCCATGCGGCACTGGCGCTGACGCTTGCCTTTTGCAGCCCTCTTACCAATGCGCAGGCGGGCGAGACACTGAATTTTTCATGGCCCATGAATGTCGGCCCGCTCAATCCCCATCTCTATTCACCCAATCAGATGTTTGCGCAAAACATGGTGTATGAACCGCTGGTGCGTTATCAGGCCGATGGCACCGTCAAGCCATGGCTGGCGCAATCGTGGGAGATTTCGAACGAGGGGCGGACCTATACGTTTCAATTGCGCGACGGTGTGCGCTTTTCAAACGGCGAACCCTTTGATGCAGCAGCGGTAAAAGCCAATATTGATGCGGTGCTGGCCAATCGCTCCCGTCATGCATGGTTGGAATTGGCCAATGAGATCGAAAGCGCTGATGTCGTTGACTCTTCGCATGTGCGCATCACACTGAAACACGCCTATTATCCTTTGCTTCAGGAATTGTCCCTGCCCCGGCCCTTTCGGTTTATCGCCCCTTCGCAGTTCAGGCAGGGCGGCACAAAGGATGGCATTGCCCAGCCGATTGGCACTGGCCCATGGGTTTTGCAAGAAACCCGCTTGGGCGAAAAAGACGTGTTTGTCCGCAACGACCGCTATTGGGGTGGCAAACCTGCCTTCGACAGTGTGACCGTCAAGGTTATTCCCGATCCCAACAGCCGCGCCATTGCGTTTGAGACCGGCGATATTGATCTGATCTATGGGGCCGATGGGCCGATCTCTCCCGATACGTTTGAGCGTTTCCGCAAAATGGGAACTTATACAACAGAGCTTTCGCAGCCTTTGGAAACCTTGGTGCTGGCCATCAATACGAACCTTGGTGCCACAAAGGAACTTGCTGTGCGCAAGGCCATCAACCATGCGGTGGACAAGGACAAGATGATTGCCACCGTGCTCTATGGCACCCAGCAACGCGCTGACACTCTTTTTGCCCCCAATGTTCCCTATGCCAATATTGGTCTCAAACCCTACCAGTTTGATCGATCCGTTGCGGAAAAGCTGCTGGATGACGCTGGCTGGAAACGCCTTGATCCGAAAGGCATTCGGCAGAAGGATGGCAAGCCGCTGTCCATCGAATTATGCTTTATCGGCACAGACGCCATCAGCAAATCCATGGCCGAGATTGTGCAGGCTGATCTTGGTAAGGTGGGAATTCAGGTTATCCTGACCGGAGAGGAAGAAAGCAGCATTTTGTCGCGTCAGCGCGATGGCCGGTTTGGCATGATTTTCAACCGCACCTGGGGGCCTCCTTATGATCCTCACGCCTTTGTCAGTTCCATGCGCATTCCCTCCCATGCCGATTATCAGGCGCAGCTTGGCCTGCCGGACAAGGCGAAGATTGATCAGGAAATCGGCGACGTGCTGATCTCCACGGATGAACACATCCGGCAGGATCTGTATCGGGATATTCTGACCCGATTGCATGATGAAGCCGTCTATCTGCCGCTCACCTATGTTACCGCCATTGCCGTTGCCAAAAAGGAGCTTGGCCCCATTCCGTTTGGGGCGATGTCGAGCGAAATTCCGTTTGATCAGATCAAGCAAAAGACGAACTGA
- a CDS encoding nickel import ATP-binding protein NikD, giving the protein MIQTLSIHNLTVYPSHADGHPALVDHLSLELKRGRILALVGASGSGKSLTCSASLGVAPAGVTVTNGTLALDGKPALPADLRGKTVATIMQNPRSAFNPVRTMRHHVVETLKATGRLPPDNDLQQALAIMHDVGLEEPQRILEMHAFEMSGGMLQRMMIALALMSGAPFLFADEPTTDLDLIVQMQVLDLIERVARQQGLGVLLVTHDMGVVARLADDVAVIDQGKLVETGSVMDIFHAPQHPVTRMLVQAHLSLYGLELAQ; this is encoded by the coding sequence ATGATTCAGACCCTCTCCATCCACAATCTCACGGTTTACCCATCACACGCCGATGGTCATCCTGCTCTTGTCGATCATCTCTCGCTTGAGCTCAAACGTGGCCGCATTCTTGCGCTGGTTGGTGCCAGTGGTTCGGGAAAATCCCTGACCTGTTCAGCAAGCCTTGGCGTGGCACCTGCGGGTGTCACGGTTACCAATGGCACTCTGGCGCTGGATGGTAAGCCCGCCTTGCCTGCGGACTTGCGTGGCAAGACGGTGGCCACCATCATGCAAAATCCGCGCAGCGCCTTCAATCCGGTGCGAACCATGCGCCATCATGTGGTTGAAACATTGAAGGCCACGGGCCGGTTACCGCCAGACAATGACCTGCAACAGGCTTTGGCCATTATGCACGACGTCGGGCTTGAAGAGCCGCAGCGCATTCTGGAGATGCATGCTTTTGAGATGAGCGGCGGCATGTTGCAACGGATGATGATTGCCCTTGCTCTCATGTCCGGCGCGCCCTTTCTGTTTGCCGATGAGCCAACCACGGACCTTGATCTGATTGTGCAAATGCAGGTTCTGGATCTGATCGAGCGCGTGGCCAGACAACAGGGCTTGGGCGTTTTGCTCGTCACCCATGATATGGGCGTGGTGGCGCGCTTGGCGGATGATGTGGCGGTGATTGATCAAGGCAAACTGGTTGAGACGGGCAGCGTCATGGACATTTTCCATGCGCCCCAACATCCGGTAACACGCATGTTGGTGCAGGCGCACCTCTCCCTCTACGGTCTGGAGCTGGCGCAATGA
- the nikE gene encoding nickel import ATP-binding protein NikE, which produces MILLQAKHLSKHYQHYSLLGASPARTVVEGVSLSIANSETVALLGRSGCGKSTLARLLAGLEQPDKGEVCFNGTALGKLAKADKAAFRRSVQMVFQDSPSAVNPRFDIRAIIDEPLRHLTNLNEADREHRLREVLDMVELPLAIASKLPGQVSGGQLQRVCIARALACSPKLIILDEAVSNLDLHLQTSALSLLKDLQHKTGIAYLFVTHDLRLVERFASRVLIMDAGRIVEETATGALGHVSHPASLLLKSAILPAYPRQLHN; this is translated from the coding sequence ATGATACTGCTGCAAGCAAAACATCTGAGCAAACATTATCAGCACTACTCGCTGCTTGGCGCAAGTCCGGCCCGAACGGTTGTGGAGGGTGTCTCGCTTTCCATTGCCAACAGCGAAACCGTCGCCCTTCTCGGCCGCAGCGGCTGTGGCAAGAGCACGCTGGCCAGATTATTGGCGGGGCTGGAACAGCCAGACAAGGGAGAGGTCTGTTTCAACGGCACAGCCCTTGGCAAGCTCGCAAAAGCAGACAAAGCCGCCTTTCGACGCAGTGTTCAAATGGTGTTTCAAGATTCCCCCAGCGCCGTTAACCCCCGTTTTGACATTCGCGCCATTATTGATGAGCCGCTGCGCCATCTCACCAACCTCAATGAGGCAGACCGCGAGCACCGCCTGCGCGAGGTGCTGGACATGGTGGAGCTTCCCCTTGCCATCGCCTCGAAATTGCCGGGGCAGGTCAGCGGCGGCCAGCTGCAACGCGTCTGCATTGCCCGCGCCCTCGCCTGCTCTCCCAAACTGATCATTCTGGATGAGGCCGTGTCCAACCTCGATCTTCATCTCCAGACCTCGGCCCTGTCTCTTTTGAAAGACTTGCAGCACAAAACCGGGATTGCCTATCTGTTTGTCACCCATGATCTGCGCTTGGTCGAGCGGTTTGCATCACGGGTGCTGATCATGGATGCGGGCCGCATTGTCGAGGAAACCGCAACCGGGGCGCTGGGCCATGTCAGCCACCCCGCCTCCTTGCTGCTGAAATCAGCCATTCTGCCCGCCTATCCGCGCCAACTGCATAATTGA
- the nikB gene encoding nickel ABC transporter permease subunit NikB, whose protein sequence is MGAFILRRILLLIPMLLGASLVIFLMLRLGPSDPAMDYLRLSKVPPTPLALADARQMLGLDRPIATQYIDWLGHAFRLDFGVSYATQRPVLPDLLYYLPATLQLAGLALILTFAISIPMGVWASRHRNKLPDHIVRLVSFLGVSMPNFWLGFLLVLVFSVQLGWLPAMGRGGFAHMIMPAIAIAFMSLSINARLLRASMLEAAGQRHVLYARLRGLSRQRVERGHILRNALLPIITATGMHVGELLGGTLVIESIFGWPGVGRYAVSAILNRDYPVIQCFTLLMVGIFVTCNLLVDIAYAWADPRIRLSAGHVE, encoded by the coding sequence ATGGGCGCGTTTATCCTGCGGCGCATTTTGCTGCTGATCCCAATGCTGCTTGGCGCATCACTGGTGATATTTCTCATGCTGCGGCTTGGTCCGAGCGATCCGGCCATGGATTACTTACGCCTGTCCAAAGTGCCGCCAACGCCTTTGGCGCTGGCAGATGCCCGGCAGATGCTTGGCCTCGACCGCCCGATTGCCACTCAATATATCGATTGGTTGGGCCATGCCTTCCGGTTGGATTTTGGCGTATCCTATGCCACGCAAAGGCCGGTTTTGCCAGACTTGCTCTACTATCTTCCGGCAACGCTGCAACTGGCCGGGCTGGCGCTGATCCTGACCTTTGCCATTTCCATCCCGATGGGTGTCTGGGCATCGCGCCACCGGAACAAGCTGCCCGATCATATCGTGCGGCTGGTGTCATTCCTGGGTGTGTCCATGCCCAATTTCTGGCTGGGCTTTCTGCTGGTGCTGGTGTTTTCCGTGCAGCTCGGCTGGCTTCCCGCCATGGGCCGCGGCGGCTTTGCCCATATGATCATGCCGGCCATTGCCATCGCCTTCATGTCCCTGTCCATCAATGCGCGGCTGTTGCGCGCCAGCATGCTGGAGGCTGCGGGGCAGCGCCATGTGCTCTATGCCCGGCTGCGTGGCCTTTCCAGACAGCGAGTTGAGCGGGGCCATATCCTCAGAAACGCGCTTTTGCCAATCATCACCGCCACGGGCATGCATGTCGGCGAATTGCTTGGCGGCACGCTGGTGATTGAAAGTATTTTCGGCTGGCCCGGTGTTGGCCGCTATGCCGTTTCTGCCATCCTGAACCGGGACTATCCCGTCATTCAGTGTTTTACCTTGTTGATGGTGGGCATTTTCGTGACCTGTAATCTCCTTGTCGATATTGCCTATGCATGGGCAGACCCACGGATCAGGCTGTCAGCGGGGCATGTCGAATGA
- the nikC gene encoding nickel ABC transporter permease subunit NikC: MSQTSALHSPTRPAGFWRSSSLGVKACGVIVLLLVVATIAGPWISPHDPNFVELSQRLQPPDLSHWLGTDHLGRDIFSRLVAGARVSLGSVAIALGLIMVTGIVLGGTAGVIGGRTDQLIMRIADVFLTFPTLVLALFMVGMLGTGLTNVILAIALSHWAWYARIVRGIVLSLRHREFLLAARMSGAGPIRTFIDHLLPATLSQLVVLATLDIGHIMLHVSGLSFLGLGVTAPTAEWGVMINDARQYVWTAPSLILWPGLTLFISVMAFNILGDALRYRLDPHLRVEHGHQ, from the coding sequence ATGAGCCAGACGTCAGCATTGCACTCACCCACGCGCCCGGCTGGCTTTTGGCGCTCCTCATCGCTGGGTGTCAAAGCCTGTGGTGTCATCGTTCTGCTGCTGGTAGTGGCCACGATTGCGGGGCCATGGATTTCGCCGCATGATCCGAATTTTGTCGAATTATCGCAGCGGCTTCAACCGCCAGACCTGAGCCACTGGCTTGGAACTGATCACTTGGGCCGCGATATTTTCTCGCGACTGGTTGCCGGTGCCCGCGTGTCGCTGGGCTCTGTTGCCATTGCGCTGGGCCTGATCATGGTCACCGGCATTGTCCTTGGCGGAACCGCAGGCGTTATCGGCGGGCGCACCGATCAGCTGATCATGCGCATTGCCGATGTGTTTTTGACCTTTCCAACGCTGGTGCTGGCGCTGTTTATGGTTGGAATGCTGGGCACGGGCCTTACCAATGTCATCCTCGCCATCGCTCTCTCCCACTGGGCCTGGTATGCCCGGATTGTGCGCGGAATTGTGTTGTCCCTGCGCCATCGGGAGTTTCTGCTGGCGGCGCGCATGAGCGGCGCAGGACCGATCAGAACCTTTATAGATCACCTGCTTCCCGCAACCCTGTCTCAGCTGGTGGTGCTGGCCACGTTGGATATTGGCCATATCATGCTGCATGTCTCTGGCCTGTCTTTTCTGGGATTGGGCGTCACCGCGCCCACGGCGGAATGGGGCGTGATGATCAACGATGCCCGCCAATATGTCTGGACAGCGCCGTCGCTGATCCTGTGGCCGGGATTAACCCTGTTTATCAGCGTCATGGCCTTCAACATTCTGGGCGATGCCCTGCGCTACAGGCTCGATCCCCATTTGCGTGTGGAGCATGGTCACCAATGA